One segment of Variovorax sp. PAMC28562 DNA contains the following:
- a CDS encoding glycine zipper domain-containing protein has protein sequence MQTRIWIAAAVATSVMALSGCAGTGPNQQLGVAGGAVGGALLGNAIGGNAAATVGGAAIGGLIGNEVGKNSDQRNNANRGYYPNNGPRY, from the coding sequence ATGCAAACACGTATCTGGATCGCGGCGGCCGTCGCAACGTCGGTGATGGCTTTGTCTGGCTGTGCCGGCACCGGCCCCAATCAGCAGTTGGGCGTCGCAGGTGGCGCGGTGGGTGGTGCGCTTCTCGGAAACGCGATCGGCGGCAACGCTGCCGCCACGGTCGGCGGTGCCGCCATCGGCGGGTTGATCGGCAATGAAGTCGGCAAGAACTCGGACCAACGCAATAACGCCAATCGCGGGTACTACCCGAACAACGGCCCTCGCTACTAA
- a CDS encoding N-acetylmuramoyl-L-alanine amidase yields the protein MKRRDLLQGGTLALLLGVQQIARGATIVAVRVWPAADYTRVTIESDARLQTQQLTVGSPPRLAVDITGIELNPQLRELVGKIKPGDPYINGLRVGQFAPNVVRIVFDLKQAVIPQVFSLAPVAAYRDRLVLDLHPQEPLDPMEALIAERLRDAPSSTAKGDADTNVAGFAPREPSRLPAPSAPARPGTAAVDPLGELMAQQAGRPGPAVSAPPTAPGRSPGAPSPLPPTLPPLVGSIPLKPVPAAPPSVVARSGTATANRTDRLIIVALDPGHGGEDPGATGPAGTREKDIVLQVAFKLRDRINASSVNGNPMRAFLTRDADFFVPLGTRVQKARRVQADLFVSIHADAFTTPAARGASVFALSQHGASSSAARYMANKENESDKVGGINVGDHEIQVQRALLDMSTTAQINDSLKLGSAMLGEIKNVGARLHKGEVEQAGFAVLKAPDIPSVLVETAFISNPEEEANLRSVAYQDSLAEALMRGIQRYFAQNPPLARSRQL from the coding sequence AATCCGATGCGCGCCTGCAGACGCAGCAGCTCACCGTGGGCAGCCCGCCGCGGCTGGCGGTCGACATCACCGGCATCGAGCTCAATCCGCAACTGCGCGAGCTGGTCGGCAAGATCAAGCCGGGTGATCCGTACATCAACGGTTTGCGCGTCGGGCAGTTCGCTCCCAACGTCGTGCGCATCGTGTTCGACCTGAAGCAGGCGGTGATCCCCCAGGTGTTTTCGCTGGCGCCGGTGGCGGCCTATCGCGACCGGCTGGTGCTCGACCTGCATCCCCAGGAGCCGCTCGACCCGATGGAAGCGCTGATTGCCGAGCGCCTGCGCGACGCGCCTTCTTCCACTGCCAAAGGCGACGCCGATACCAACGTGGCCGGTTTCGCGCCACGCGAGCCATCGCGTTTGCCGGCGCCATCGGCGCCCGCAAGGCCCGGCACGGCCGCGGTCGATCCGCTCGGCGAACTCATGGCTCAGCAAGCCGGGCGACCCGGGCCTGCCGTCTCCGCGCCGCCGACCGCGCCCGGTCGCTCTCCGGGCGCGCCATCGCCCCTGCCGCCCACGCTACCGCCCTTGGTCGGCTCGATCCCGCTCAAACCAGTGCCTGCAGCGCCGCCATCGGTGGTCGCGCGCAGCGGCACAGCCACTGCCAACCGCACCGACCGCCTCATCATCGTCGCCCTCGATCCGGGACACGGCGGCGAAGATCCGGGCGCCACCGGACCCGCCGGCACGCGCGAAAAAGACATCGTGCTGCAGGTCGCTTTCAAGCTGCGCGACCGCATCAACGCCAGCAGCGTCAACGGCAATCCGATGCGCGCGTTTTTGACGCGCGATGCCGACTTCTTCGTGCCCCTCGGCACGCGCGTTCAAAAGGCGCGTCGTGTTCAGGCCGACCTGTTCGTGAGCATCCATGCCGACGCCTTCACGACGCCGGCAGCCCGCGGAGCCAGTGTGTTTGCACTGAGCCAGCATGGCGCATCCAGCAGCGCGGCGCGCTACATGGCCAACAAGGAAAACGAATCCGACAAGGTCGGCGGCATCAACGTGGGCGACCATGAGATCCAGGTTCAACGCGCCTTGCTCGACATGAGTACGACGGCGCAGATCAACGACAGCCTGAAGCTCGGCAGCGCGATGCTGGGCGAGATCAAGAACGTCGGTGCGCGGCTGCACAAGGGCGAAGTCGAACAGGCAGGCTTCGCGGTGCTGAAGGCGCCGGATATCCCGAGCGTGCTGGTCGAAACCGCCTTCATCAGCAACCCTGAAGAAGAAGCGAACCTCCGAAGCGTTGCATACCAGGACAGCTTGGCGGAGGCCCTGATGCGCGGCATTCAGCGCTACTTCGCGCAAAACCCGCCGTTGGCACGCAGCCGGCAGCTGTAA